The Pseudorasbora parva isolate DD20220531a chromosome 16, ASM2467924v1, whole genome shotgun sequence genome includes a region encoding these proteins:
- the arf5 gene encoding ADP-ribosylation factor 5: protein MGLTISSLFGRLFGKKQMRILMVGLDAAGKTTILYKLKLGEIVTTIPTIGFNVETVEYKNICFTVWDVGGQDKIRPLWRHYFQNTQGLIFVVDSNDRERVAESAEELSKMLQEDELRDAVLLVFANKQDLPNAMAVSELTDKLGLQSLRSRTWYVQATCATQGTGLYEGLDWLSNELSKR from the exons ATGGGTCTGACTATCTCATCGCTGTTTGGGAGACTTTTCGGCAAGAAACAGATGAGAATACTGATGG TGGGTTTGGACGCTGCTGGTAAAACCACAATACTTTACAAGCTAAAGCTGGGAGAAATTGTCACCACCATCCCTACTATAG GTTTTAATGTAGAAACTGTTGAATACAAGAACATCTGCTTCACTGTGTGGGATGTCGGCGGTCAGGACAAGATTCGTCCTCTCTGGAGACACTATTTTCAGAACACACAG GGTCTGATCTTTGTTGTGGACAGCAATGACAGAGAAAGAGTTGCAGAATCTGCAGAAGAGCTTTCTAAAATG TTGCAGGAAGATGAACTGAGGGACGCTGTGTTGCTGGTTTTCGCAAACAAACAGGATTTGCCCAACGCCATGGCTGTCAGTGAACTCACAGACAAACTTGGGTTGCAGAGTCTACGCAGCAGAACg TGGTACGTTCAAGCAACCTGTGCTACACAAGGCACCGGACTCTATGAAGGACTGGACTGGTTATCAAACGAGCTCTCCAAACGCTGA
- the zgc:77650 gene encoding ADP-ribosylation factor 4 yields MGLTISSLFSRLFGKKQMRILMVGLDAAGKTTILYKLKLGEIVTTIPTIGFNVETVEYKNICFTVWDVGGQDKIRPLWRHYFQNTQGLIFVVDSNDRERVAESAEELSKMLQEDELRDAVLLVFANKQDLPNAMAVSELTDKLGLQSLRSRTWYVQATCATQGTGLYEGLDWLSNELSKR; encoded by the exons ATGGGTCTAACCATCTCGTCGCTATTTAGCAGGCTGTTTGGAAAGAAACAGATGAGAATTCTTATGG TGGGGCTGGATGCTGCTGGCAAAACCACAATATTGTACAAACTGAAACTCGGAGAAATAGTGACCACTATTCCAACCATAG GTTTTAATGTGGAGACTGTTGAATACAAAAACATCTGCTTCACTGTTTGGGATGTCGGTGGTCAGGACAAGATTCGTCCTCTCTGGAGACACTATTTTCAGAACACGCAG GGTCTGATCTTTGTGGTGGACAGCAATGACAGAGAGAGAGTGGCAGAATCTGCAGAAGAGCTTTCTAAAATG TTGCAGGAAGATGAACTGAGGGACGCTGTGCTGCTGGTTTTCGCAAACAAACAGGATCTGCCCAATGCCATGGCTGTCAGTGAACTCACAGACAAACTCGGGTTGCAGAGTCTACGCAGCAGAACG TGGTATGTTCAAGCAACCTGCGCTACACAGGGCACTGGACTCTATGAAGGACTTGACTGGTTATCCAATGAGCTCTCCAAACGCTAG
- the zgc:77752 gene encoding protein tyrosine phosphatase domain-containing protein 1: protein MTPQVPVPRPSYSQARESLVKAVPPKIICLLACGGRDCRYEGPACWSASQQAVKGVFSSWVTDDILAMARPSTYLIKRYTIIEQFKQLNIKSIINMQLPGEHAHCGPPLEPDSGFTYSPQIFMDSQIFFYNFGMSDFGVSSLEAMVDAVKVLTFSVQEGKVAVHCHAGLGRTGVLIACYLVYTCRISASEAVHYVRIKRPRSIQTRSQINLVFDFARLVSSQLAQYPCLNIRHGATFSLRQYLLRQALLLHGEESRTLKHTPKILHVLCSMLITITQGAPSPPEVQRELEKRVNILALKKSVKETLLKRNLPALKERGGSCRMFSCESWDEPFGFLERKRDVLLNKRSYSESDLSKITIIEDFMFSHYSPQSGGHHKMSNEEIGPSKDQRILTESQKIPLTMITDQNNGTPAPNSFNETVNKKTKCTTKKPQVFLKFSSNIELRREDHTSEQSSLSRTVAKAMAQQRPPVDTILKRAACLQDELNLSECGWFTLVMETDPDILSTLLWTWLERLKEPVLSNDDIERLTSTWPAQNPLITLHKSQRHTICCLLDCVGHVVVRCPQFEHAILQRLIRALTRRPPEEIERNSILLRVLRATMRELYLHKNHHPNTATPPTC, encoded by the exons ATGACTCCGCAAGTTCCAGTGCCCAGACCATCATATTCTCAGGCCAGGGAGAGTCTGGTGAAAGCTGTTCCTCCTAAGATCATCTGTCTTCTGGCCTGTGGAGGGAGAGACTGCCGCTATGAGGGTCCGGCGTGCTGGAGCGCGAGCCAGCAGGCTGTTAAAGGAGTCTTTAGTAGCTG GGTGACGGATGACATTCTTGCAATGGCACGACCTTCTACATATCTCATCAAGAGATACACCATCATAGAGCAGTTCAAACA GTTGAACATTAAATCCATCATTAATATGCAGCTCCCAGGGGAACACGCTCACTGCGGCCCTCCTCTGGAGCCTGACAGTGGGTTTACATATTCACCTCAGATCTTTATGGACAGCCAAA TTTTCTTCTATAATTTTGGGATGTCTGATTTTGGAGTGTCATCTCTGGAGGCGATGGTGGACGCTGTGAAGGTTTTGACCTTCTCTGTGCAGGAAGGGAAGGTGGCTGTCCACTGCCATGCTGGATTAGGCAGGACAG GTGTTCTTATCGCATGCTATCTAGTCTACACCTGCCGAATCAGTGCTAGTGAAGCTGTCCACTACGTTCGGATCAAAAGGCCTCGTTCAATCCAGACTCGATCACAGATAAATCTGGTGTTTGATTTTGCTCGACTGGTGAGCTCTCAGTTGGCCCAGTACCCATGTCTGAACATACGCCATGGTGCTACCTTCAGTCTTCGGCAGTACCTCTTGCGTCAGGCTCTTCTGCTTCATGGGGAAGAGTCCCgaacactcaaacacacaccaaaGATCCTGCACGTCCTCTGCAGCATGCTGATCACTATAACCCAGGGAGCTCCCAGTCCTCCAGAGGTCCAGAGAGAACTAGAGAAGAGGGTGAACATTTTGGCTCTAAAGAAGTCAGTGAAGGAGACACTTTTGAAGAGGAACCTTCCAGCTTTGAAGGAAAGGGGAGGCTCGTGCAGAATGTTCTCCTGCGAGTCCTGGGATGAGCCTTTTGGATTCTTGGAGAGGAAGAGAGACGTCCTACTAAACAAGCGAAGCTACAGCGAATCAGATCTCAGCAAGATTACCATAATTGAG GATTTCATGTTCTCACACTACTCTCCTCAATCTGGTGGACACCATAAAATGAGTAATGAAGAAATCGGTCCATCTAAAGATCAGAGAATCCTAACAGAATCCCAAAAGATTCCTCTTACCATGATAACAGACCAGAACAATGGAACACCAGCACCTAACTCATTTAATGAGACTGTGAACAAGAAGACAAAATGTACAACCAAGAAACCTCAAGTTTTCCTAAAGTTCAGCTCAAACATTGAG ttacgaCGAGAGGATCATACGTCAGAACAATCGTCATTATCGAGAACCGTCGCTAAGGCAATGGCACAGCAGCGCCCTCCAGTAGACACTATATTGAAAAGAGCAGCATGTTTGCAG GATGAGCTAAACTTGAGTGAATGTGGCTGGTTTACATTAGTCATGGAAACAGATCCAGACATTCTGAGCACACTATTATGGACCTGGCTGGAGAGACtaaag GAACCTGTTCTCAGTAACGATGACATAGAGAGACTGACCTCAACCTGGCCTGCACAAAACCCCTTAATCACACTTCACAAG TCTCAGCGGCACACCATCTGCTGTTTGCTGGACTGTGTGGGTCATGTGGTGGTTCGATGTCCTCAGTTTGAACATGCTATACTACAGAGACTCATTCGAGCTTTAACAAGA CGCCCTCCAGAGGAAATAGAGAGAAACAGCATCTTGTTGCGCGTGCTCAGAGCTACGATGAGAGAGCTGTACCTACACAAGAACCACCATCCAAATACTGCAACACCACCAACGTGTTAA